Proteins encoded by one window of Antechinus flavipes isolate AdamAnt ecotype Samford, QLD, Australia chromosome 4, AdamAnt_v2, whole genome shotgun sequence:
- the LOC127561015 gene encoding olfactory receptor 2B2-like — protein MWTSNQSSLEGFVLLGFSDRPWLEKPLFVIFLVAYIFSLFGNISIILVSYLDPQLNSPMYFFVSNLSLLDLCYTTSTVPQMLVNLWGPEKTISYGGCVAQLYIFLALGSTECILLAIMAFDRYAAICKPLHYPVIMNQRRCVHMAAGTWFSGFANSLVQSTLTVVAPRCGRKIVDHFFCEVPALLKLACIDTHINEAELNVLGALLLLVPLALILGTYGFIAQAVMKIRSAESRWKAFNTCASHLLVVSMFYFTAISMYVQPPSSYSHDRGKVMALFYGIVTPTLNPFIYTLRNKDVKAALMRALTKEFWVKAR, from the coding sequence ATGTGGACCAGCAACCAGAGTTCCCTGGAAGGCTTTGTTCTCCTGGGCTTTTCTGACCGCCCTTGGCTggagaaaccattatttgttatctTTCTGGTGGcctatatattttctctctttggcaACATTTCCATAATACTTGTCTCTTACCTAGATCCCCAACTTAACAGCCCAATGTATTTCTTTGTCTCCAACCTTTCCCTCTTGGACCTCTGCTATACTACTAGCACTGTCCCACAGATGCTTGTCAATCTCTGGGGTCCAGAGAAAACCATAAGTTATGGGGGTTGTGTTGCTCAACTCTACATTTTCTTGGCCTTGGGCTCAACTGAGTGTATCCTATTGGCCATAATGGCCTTTGACCGCTATGCTGCCATTTGCAAACCCCTCCACTATCCAGTCATCATGAATCAGAGGCGTTGTGTACATATGGCAGCTGGAACATGGTTTAGTGGGTTTGCTAATTCCCTGGTTCAATCAACACTCACAGTGGTGGCCCCAAGGTGTGGGAGGAAAATTGTGGACCACTTCTTCTGTGAGGTGCCTGCCCTGCTGAAATTAGCCTGCATTGACACTCATATAAATGAGGCTGAACTCAATGTACTTGGTGCTCTGCTGCTCTTGGTACCCCTTGCTCTTATCTTAGGTACCTATGGCTTCATTGCACAAGCAGTGATGAAAATCCGTTCAGCTGAAAGCCGTTGGAAAGCCTTTAATACTTGTGCCTCCCATCTATTGGTAGTCTCCATGTTTTATTTTACAGCCATTAGCATGTATGTCCAGCCCCCTTCCAGCTATTCTCACGATCGGGGCAAGGTTATGGCTCTCTTCTATGGGATTGTCACACCCACCCTCAACCCTTTCATTTATACATTGAGAAACAAGGATGTCAAGGCTGCTCTAATGAGAGCACTGACAAAGGAGTTTTGGGTCAAAGCAaggtaa